From Pseudomonas hormoni:
ACAATAAAGCAGCGACTTTTTTCAGAATAAAAAACCGATGGCACGGCCCTTGCTCTGAGCATTCAGAGAAGTCGCAGTGCCAACTAAAAAAAACCTTGGAGCACCACCTCATGTCCCAGACGTTTTACAAGAAAGGCTTTCTGGCCCTCGCAGTGGCAACTGCGTTGGGTGTTTCTGCGTTTGCACAGGCTGACGTAAAAATCGGTGTGGCAGGTCCAATGACGGGCGCCAACGCGGCATTTGGCGAGCAGTACATGAAGGGTGCACAGGCAGCGGCCGATGCCATCAACGCATCGGGCGGCGTTAACGGGGAAAAAATCGTACTGGTCAAGGGCGATGACGCCTGCGAACCGAAACAGGCTGTGACGGTCGCCAAGGACCTGACCAACCAGAAAGTGGCGGGCGTGGTCGGTCACTTCTGCTCCTCGTCGACCATCCCGGCTTCCGAGATCTACGACGAAGCAGGCATCATCGCAATCACTCCGGGTTCCACCAACCCACAGGTGACCGAGCGCGGCCTGAGCGCCATGTTCCGTATGTGCGGCCGTGACGACCAGCAAGGTATCGTGGCCGGCGACTACATCGTCGACGTGCTCAAGGGCAAGAAAGTCGTGGTTCTGCACGACAAAGACACCTACGGTCAAGGTCTGGCGGATGCCACCAAGGCTCAGTTGTCCAAGCGCGGCGTAACGCCGGTTCTGTACGAAGGTCTGACCCGTGGCGAGAAAGACTTCAGCGCCGTGGTGACCAAGATCCGTGCAGCCGGTGCCGATGTCGTCTATTTCGGCGGCCTGCACCCGGAAGCCGGTCCATTGGTTCGCCAACTGCGTGAGCAAGGCCTCAAGGACGTCAAATTCATGTCCGATGATGGCATCGTGACTGACGAACTCGTGACCACCGCCGGCGGCCCACAGAACGTTGATGGCGTGTACATGACCTTCGGCGCCGACCCACGCCTGCTGCCAGACAGCAAGACCGTGGTAGACACCTTCCGCA
This genomic window contains:
- a CDS encoding branched-chain amino acid ABC transporter substrate-binding protein; the encoded protein is MSQTFYKKGFLALAVATALGVSAFAQADVKIGVAGPMTGANAAFGEQYMKGAQAAADAINASGGVNGEKIVLVKGDDACEPKQAVTVAKDLTNQKVAGVVGHFCSSSTIPASEIYDEAGIIAITPGSTNPQVTERGLSAMFRMCGRDDQQGIVAGDYIVDVLKGKKVVVLHDKDTYGQGLADATKAQLSKRGVTPVLYEGLTRGEKDFSAVVTKIRAAGADVVYFGGLHPEAGPLVRQLREQGLKDVKFMSDDGIVTDELVTTAGGPQNVDGVYMTFGADPRLLPDSKTVVDTFRKAGTEPEGYTLYAYASVQTLAAAFNGAKSNSGEKAAEWLKKNPVKTVMGEKTWDAKGDLKVSDYVVYQWDKDGKYHQLEKQK